A genomic stretch from Malus domestica chromosome 15, GDT2T_hap1 includes:
- the LOC103401159 gene encoding uncharacterized protein, which produces MDKAQGPNQKTGDVMSQSFGEGYATRSDEEGFGGVFSDNQTLPKTEQDQLIHANHPAYDKTQGSEVKEKEKGRCQTQPNASTN; this is translated from the exons ATGGACAAGGCACAAGGCCCCAATCAGAAAACCGG AGATGTGATGTCCCAATCATTTGGGGAAGGGTATGCGACGAGGTCTGATGAAGAAGGATTTGGAGGGGTGTTTTCAGACAACCAGACTCTTCCGAAGACGGAGCAGGACCAGCTGATCCATGCGAACCACCCGGCATATGACAAGACGCAGGGAAGTGAAgttaaggagaaggagaaagggCGATGCCAGACCCAGCCCAACGCATCTACAAACTAA